In one Culex quinquefasciatus strain JHB chromosome 2, VPISU_Cqui_1.0_pri_paternal, whole genome shotgun sequence genomic region, the following are encoded:
- the LOC6053907 gene encoding protein bark beetle isoform X3: MSNVTSESKKTPTNRKFAVDCGVKNFNSKRRRRTSVDSSVGMLPPKRLRWKNRWKIRLLAGPVAVAAVILVLFGVTHGQEFAGESHPDRDFEHIATAESKEIITNHISTSENGGVGDDVRYQYENVPADPAGGHFTEISGDVVLGEKILRASESPYMLRTDLEVERKARLIVEPGVTIHFAPMVGITVRGSLLALGSPDHKITFTSMPNSGYKDLVSDPREVGARLVDGPSPLAGRLQLLNRGKWRSVCTNSKNWTIADYETTCRQMGYKGGRFWNWMDRIQNYEPRLLYEEPKCSGTEGSLFDCARGSIQVGSGVCDYHSDVGIQCLPLFDKVTPHWRGIRFESAESKETLDHNNILYDFISLSELRNVEIIRAGTGRGGSVEAAIAVIGVPPILDRVTIDHSSFTGINVTKHEAAFSFKDVTVRRSRGFGIFVNSSYGSALLNGVTVSENGADGIRYVGHDLRPDERVDRSKVYDFCTLTTTQWQTYPLQLSFEQSQFALSQKKCAQSLTTANGYVLTLHFVYFEMTRNESATIQIFDGMSENDRLLASWNIRNSTRPQSITSTREKMFIKFEAEPRSRVLAQFRVISGVTKAYDLNVTQSTIEDNGGRGIAIDNLRSQVHVHASTIANNRHVAGLHVTSGAGDVNVTDSKIAFNVGDGINITYYGGSRNISRSSLSSNRGYGFAVWLNQTTKDRREFVEFNQTTTIEYSNVVQNLEIGVLHGNYCGDSWVNITGNMFNDSTSNAIDIQSCWFETEENRKLHLQIGHNNFEHSNKIAIVISPILNLEGKIEYNQFLKGKYGALLARNKPWEEFRHLPVRLIVQHNHFMYNKGIYVVSLGLSPNTDSKIQWLLFTRNFVKNNKIKEAFGPLEDEGEGLGGEGRLNPRSRVAAPVVISSNNVDVFRNIISNYESSYEVGSQLSDQSKALNVTYNWLGYQDEEKIYERLFHRKDRYDLAKIEYFPYLLHHSNPGAQTIAQYAKFVPFFFKDGSDRIGGEVDGQEILPAGSYTVERDINVRPGGKLILNSGVTLNFAPSVGMMVTGKLEARGRKPDDILFTLKREAVMMENDTTEAIIMDPDMAMDIETESIIDLGTSESSTPKVPVRLVGGLTDHEGRLQVYTDGRWGTVCDYGWTMINAALVCHQLGLALNPRDWRLLRSEVPGAGTSEDVLLSHVRCTEHDIDITQCRAERASQGEFENSCNHENDVGVRCYEGAWAGLRFGVLAERADLQYVTIEKAGLFDYMTNEFKPALQMDLSRHNLDSIRVVENLQDGLGVIYSDIYAGSSVNNIRNSEFAANRGNGISIKQLGLKIQGSIIKDNRGSGITHDSVLSAMEQREITSWFNMVPDFNVDDSDYRPVMLPRDSHNIDIDQWQIKHIITLPVKDDPVEKTITIRCQPGYVIGFQLLNPIENRSTENIWIYDSLAGSTASDVWQIKRDISVFPLTTSSYGAILHYKSGSNALGGAVIVLRSIQAPVQNIYNRIVRGPVPTLQITSTKIQRNFRGITGTYYNRYLGEQSEHYLRKANESIKLLNCEISHNREEAIFINSPFWDVHESNISEITIHVNNSLIRDNGRGIRQFSKDLRSSNNLFHYVLQDTTVESNSFGGLELSLPYVWQYNENFTHSVFLGNDTWVRNRRFGVVIDGHYAAVNISSNIFMDNVCAHGLIGFKGMEKKLRIDNNRIVKNSGKYLVEFRSDSQSEILGEIPAIFAFNHIESNEKVTSTRSEMRNFIRGDRGNAKDPTCVIGFGGVQKVQIYRNVISNNDQDYDLIAGIKSARLNNYLDVRENWWGSQDEEHIRRRIFDFDDWNNHAEAQFRPYLIEDSIDGSTSISIGRNRTVDLDNLGGKILEDLSIYRREQPYVIKADITIMPGVTLNIFPGVVMEFTPNVGILALGTLVARGTRDGEIIMKPVENNSEQINRVERSLENMVNYDSIRLCANRNCSGSDRENDKIREGFLEYYNHTTLQWIPICDRRFTERNAQVVCRELGYDPLDVFFGHDRRIEFHTNSLTRIWSWVEPMECHGDELRLEECPERLNGQLYGRRHECQWDSDFVFISCNGEPEQRNYWGGVRFANQDFETSLYEHRIHDAVTHSTAKPVESVMEFVKIERAGMLHGEKSPAVQTIFKNPMISFVSIKESAHHAVNLVSPSDAIHLNFLNIYRALGQGINAISLTGEGRESHESSYSPLKDLDLPYNLFSMIDICDTNKEITLEERVLVYYKYDNNPVNCVKIFKSAYRVKPLGFRLLQSNLFNHSKEYGRRDMIQLLDGDIYNVSAKVIGVVDADSDNQKRLFKTEEPALSVRLIASGAPARHGFIAEVVTLPISALGFNRDAQHNISNSEIQDCVGGAILYATVGEVSPVLTMERNRFVRNCRQLYGNFSSCDSTIRADVQNMQSLYFRNNLMKENQGGLSIRADSRGSATSLRGWIHNNLFVKNRNRPSVYVEGRQSSPYQEVTIHNNYITQNDAGYRDVVVLRQVVSNFSYNYVHSNKGGRIIEVSGFDRVRLPIYQTTSHNGFYDNVATDWSGRATIVAGTAGQHYVDNIFANPENDYEMITVNRSIFEFQFWNSTLDVWKTKIDAKHNYWSYNETLAVGSRIRDRFDDPQLLEVQYLPLHMNNLTVLDGKCPPGWTLLIDTCYMYVGAPMSFREARDFCRSDNASLPFIHGDSTPLWLFLEQQSRYLRSTEKVWVQDPNFIDRCTSFIYRNVEVEDCNERHAFLCEIDPKVQIDPLYWRADTVTWAMVSALLLVFLLLLLICVCWVCKSRYRQTQRLQRRNSIRQSMRSLNSIDPQGSIRRRNFPTDF, encoded by the exons GGATCTCCGGACCACAAGATTACCTTCACGTCGATGCCCAACTCGGGCTACAAGGATCTGGTGTCCGATCCGAGGGAGGTGGGCGCAAGGCTGGTTGACGGGCCAAGTCCGCTGGCGGGTCGGCTGCAGCTGCTGAACCGGGGCAAGTGGCGATCGGTGTGTACCAACTCGAAGAA TTGGACCATCGCGGACTACGAGACGACCTGTCGGCAGATGGGATACAAGGGAGGTCGCTTCTGGAACTGGATGGATCGAATTCAGAATTACGAGCCGCGTTTGCTGTATGAAGAACCAAAGTGTAGTGGAACAGAAGGATCGCTGTTTGATTGCGCCCGCGGGAGCATTCAGGTTGGATCCGGAGTGTGCGACTACCATAGCGACGTTGGAATCCAGTGTTTGCCACTGTTTGATAAGGTGACGCCCCACTGGAGAGGGATTCGGTTTGAGAGTGCTGAAAGCAAGGAAACTCTCGATCATAACAACATCCTCTACGACTTTATATCGCTGTCGGAGCTGAGGAACGTGGAGATCATACGAGCTGGAACTGGAAGGGGTGGAAGTGTTGAGGCAGCGATCGCTGTGATTGGCGTACCTCCAATATTGGACCGAGTAACGATCGATCATTCCTCGTTCACCGGTATTAACGTTACCAAGCACGAAGCAGCGTTCAGCTTCAAAGACGTCACTGTACGAAGGAGTAGAGGTTTCGGAATCTTCGTCAACTCAAGTTATGGATCTGCACTGTTGAATGGTGTAACTGTCAGTGAAAATGGTGCCGATGGTATTCGCTACGTTGGACACGATCTACGCCCAGATGAACGAGTTGATAGAAGTAAGGTGTACGATTTCTGTACACTCACGACCACCCAGTGGCAGACGTATCCCCTTCAGTTATCCTTCGAGCAATCCCAATTCGCCCTCTCCCAAAAGAAATGCGCACAATCACTGACAACCGCCAACGGGTACGTCCTAACGCTGCACTTTGTCTACTTTGAAATGACGCGCAATGAAAGCGCCACGATCCAGATCTTCGACGGCATGTCCGAGAACGATCGCCTCCTAGCGAGCTGGAACATCCGCAACTCCACCCGGCCCCAAAGTATCACCAGCACCCGGGAAAAGATGTTCATCAAGTTCGAAGCCGAACCGCGAAGTCGCGTTCTGGCGCAATTTCGAGTAATCTCCGGCGTAACGAAGGCCTACGACCTCAACGTAACCCAGTCCACGATCGAAGACAACGGAGGTCGCGGTATTGCCATCGACAACCTGCGCTCGCAGGTTCACGTTCACGCCTCGACGATCGCAAACAATAGGCACGTCGCAGGTCTGCACGTCACCAGTGGGGCCGGAGATGTGAACGTTACGGATTCGAAAATTGCGTTCAACGTCGGAGACGGAATCAACATTACGTACTACGGCGGCAGTCGCAACATTTCGCGAAGTTCATTGAGCTCGAATCGCGGCTATGGGTTTGCGGTTTGGCTGAACCAAACCACCAAAGATCGGCGCGAGTTTGTGGAGTTCAATCAAACTACCACCATCGAATATTCTAATGTTGTGCAGAACTTGGAGATTGGAGTGTTGCACGGCAACTACTGTGGAGACTCGTGGGTCAACATCACCGGGAACATGTTCAACGATAGCACAAGCAACGCGATCGATATACAATCGTGTTGGTTCGAAACAGAGGAAAATCGTAAACTTCATCTACAAATTGGACACAATAACTTTGAGCACTCGAACAAAATAGCAATCGTAATCAGCCCAATACTAAATCTGGAAGGAAAGATAGAATATAATCAATTCCTCAAGGGAAAATACGGAGCATTACTTGCAAGGAACAAACCATGGGAAGAGTTCCGACACCTTCCGGTTCGCCTCATCGTCCAGCACAACCACTTCATGTACAACAAAGGAATCTACGTGGTTTCACTGGGACTATCCCCAAACACCGACAGTAAAATTCAGTGGCTCTTATTCACTCGTAACTTtgtcaaaaacaacaaaatcaaggAAGCTTTCGGCCCCCTGGAAGACGAAGGCGAAGGGTTAGGCGGAGAAGGTCGCCTTAACCCAAGATCACGCGTCGCAGCTCCAGTGGTGATCTCATCCAACAACGTGGACGTGTTCCGTAACATAATCTCCAACTACGAATCAAGTTACGAAGTCGGTTCCCAACTGTCCGATCAGAGCAAAGCGCTGAACGTTACCTACAACTGGCTCGGCTACCAGGACGAAGAAAAGATCTACGAGCGGCTGTTCCATCGAAAAGATCGCTACGATCTAGCAAAGATCGAGTACTTCCCGTACCTGCTGCATCACTCCAACCCTGGTGCGCAAACGATCGCACAGTACGCCAAGTTTGTGCCGTTCTTCTTCAAAGACGGAAGTGACCGGATCGGTGGAGAAGTCGACGGTCAGGAGATTCTACCCGCGGGAAGCTACACCGTAGAACGAGACATCAACGTGCGTCCGGGTGGCAAGCTCATCCTGAACTCGGGAGTGACGCTGAACTTTGCTCCGAGCGTGGGGATGATGGTGACGGGTAAGCTGGAGGCACGCGGTCGCAAGCCGGACGATATTTTGTTTACGCTGAAACGGGAGGCGGTCATGATGGAGAACGATACGACCGAGGCGATCATCATGGATCCTGATATGGCGATGGATATCGAGACGGAGTCGATCATAGATTTGGGCACGTCGGAGTCGTCAACTCCGAAGGTTCCAGTGCGATTGGTTGGCGGTTTGACCGACCACGAGGGACGACTGCAAGTGTACACCGATGGACGGTGGGGAACGGTTTGTGACTACGGATGGACCATGATCAATGCTGCATTGGTGTGTCATCAGCTGGGATTGGCGTTGAATCCGAGGGATTGGCGGCTGCTAAGATCGGAAGTTCCTGGAGCCGGAACGAGTGAAGATGTGCTGCTATCGCATGTTCGATGCACGGAACATGACATCGACATTACTCAGTGTCGAGCAGAACGAGCCTCTCAGGgcgaatttgaaaattcttgtaATCATGAGAATGACGTTGGTGTTCGGTGCTACGAGGGAGCTTGGGCTGGACTACGATTTGGTGTGTTGGCTGAGCGGGCTGATCTGCAATACGTGACAATTGAGAAGGCTGGGTTGTTTGACTACATGACCAACGAGTTCAAACCAGCTCTTCAAATGGATTTGTCTCGACATAATTTGGATAGCATAAGAGTGGTTGAAAATCTCCAAGATGGACTGGGAGTGATCTATTCGGATATTTACGCAGGATCGTCAGTGAACAATATACGGAATTCGGAGTTTGCAGCCAACAGGGGAAATGGAATCAGTATTAAACAGTTAGGTCTTAAGATTCAAGGCAGTATTATCAAAGACAATCGGGGATCTGGAATCACTCACGATTCTGTGCTGTCGGCAATGGAGCAGCGAGAAATCACGAGTTGGTTCAACATGGTTCCGGACTTTAACGTGGATGACTCGGATTACCGACCGGTCATGCTACCTCGGGACTCTCACAATATCGACATCGACCAGTGGCAGATAAAGCACATAATAACTCTCCCCGTGAAGGACGATCCCGTTGAAAAGACCATCACTATTCGCTGCCAGCCAGGATACGTGATCGGCTTCCAGTTGCTTAATCCAATCGAGAATCGTTCTACGGAAAATATCTGGATCTACGATTCGCTGGCGGGTAGCACCGCATCGGATGTGTGGCAAATCAAACGAGATATCTCAGTTTTCCCGCTCACCACCAGCAGTTACGGTGCGATTCTTCACTACAAAAGTGGCAGCAACGCTCTCGGCGGAGCTGTAATCGTGTTACGATCTATTCAAGCACCAGTTCAAAACATTTACAACCGAATCGTTCGTGGTCCGGTACCAACGCTACAAATAACATCGACCAAAATTCAGCGAAACTTCCGTGGCATCACCGGAACGTACTACAATCGATATCTCGGCGAACAGAGTGAGCACTACCTTCGTAAGGCCAACGAATCCATCAAGTTACTAAACTGCGAAATCAGTCACAATCGCGAAGAggccattttcatcaattcACCGTTTTGGGATGTTCACGAGAGTAACATTTCCGAGATTACGATCCACGTCAACAACAGTTTGATCCGCGACAACGGACGAGGTATCAGGCAATTTTCGAAGGACCTACGATCGTCCAACAACCTGTTCCACTACGTACTGCAGGACACTACCGTGGAGAGCAACTCGTTCGGTGGTTTGGAGCTGAGCCTGCCGTACGTGTGGCAGTACAACGAAAATTTCACCCATTCGGTGTTTCTCGGTAACGACACTTGGGTTCGAAACAGGCGGTTTGGAGTGGTCATCGACGGTCACTACGCGGCTGTGAACATTTCGTCCAACATCTTTATGGACAACGTGTGTGCTCACGGACTGATCGGATTCAAAGGAATGGAGAAGAAGCTGCGAATCGACAACAATCGGATCGTTAAAAACTCCGGAAAGTACTTGGTGGAGTTCCGGTCGGACAGCCAGAGTGAAATTCTGGGGGAGATTCCGGCAATTTTCGCGTTCAATCACATTGAGAGTAACGAAAAGGTGACCTCGACGCGATCGGAAATGCGCAACTTCATTCGGGGTGATCGTGGAAACGCAAAAGATCCCACGTGTGTTATTGGGTTTGGTGGAGTGCAGAAGGTGCAGATATATCGCAATGTTATCTCGAATAACGATCAGGACTACGATCTGATTGCTGGTATCAAATCGGCGCGATTGAACAATTATCTGGATGTGAGGGAGAACTGGTGGGGATCGCAAGACGAGGAGCACATTCGACGGAGGATATTCGATTTTGACGATTGGAACAACCATGCTGAGGCACAGTTTCGGCCGTACCTGATCGAGGACAGTATCGACGGAAGTACTTCGATTTCGATCGGTAGAAATAGGACCGTTGATTTGGACAACTTGGGGGGTAAAATATTGGAAGATCTTTCAATCTACCGGCGAGAGCAACCGTACGTGATCAAGGCGGACATCACGATCATGCCCGGAGTCACGCTGAATATTTTCCCCGGAGTGGTGATGGAGTTTACTCCGAATGTAGGAATTCTTGCGTTGGGAACACTGGTGGCACGAGGTACCCGCGATGGAGAGATCATCATGAAACCGGTCGAGAACAACTCGGAGCAGATAAACCGCGTCGAGCGATCGCTAGAAAATATGGTCAACTATGACTCGATTCGACTTTGCGCAAACAGAAACTGTTCCGGAAGCGATCGAGAGAACGATAAAATTCGGGAAGGATTCCTGGAGTATTACAACCACACTACGCTTCAGTGGATACCGATTTGCGATCGTCGCTTCACCGAACGTAACGCTCAGGTGGTGTGCCGCGAGTTGGGATATGATCCGTTGGACGTCTTCTTCGGGCACGATCGTCGGATTGAGTTCCACACAAACTCGTTGACGCGGATTTGGTCCTGGGTTGAGCCGATGGAGTGCCACGGCGATGAGTTGAGACTGGAGGAATGCCCGGAACGGCTGAATGGTCAACTGTACGGAAGACGTCACGAGTGCCAGTGGGATTCGGACTTTGTATTCATAAGCTGTAATGGAGAGCCGGAACAGCGAAACTACTGGGGAGGAGTCCGTTTTGCGAATCAGGACTTTGAAACAAGCTTGTACGAACATAGAATTCACGACGCGGTTACACATTCTACAGCCAAGCCCGTTGAGAGTGTGATGGAATTTGTGAAGATCGAGCGAGCGGGTATGCTGCACGGGGAGAAGTCTCCAGCGGTGCAGACCATCTTCAAGAATCCCATGATCAGTTTCGTGTCGATTAAGGAGAGCGCTCACCACGCGGTGAATCTTGTTTCACCAAGTGACGCGATTCATTTGAACTTCCTGAACATTTACCGAGCACTGGGTCAGGGAATCAACGCAATTTCACTGACTGGAGAAGGTCGAGAGAGTCATGAGTCCAGCTACAGTCCGTTGAAGGATCTGGATCTGCCGTACAACTTGTTCTCGATGATCGATATCTGCGACACCAACAAGGAGATCACCTTGGAGGAGCGAGTGCTCGTGTACTACAAGTACGACAATAACCCGGTAAACTGCGTCAAGATCTTCAAGAGTGCGTACCGCGTGAAGCCGCTGGGATTCCGGCTGCTACAGTCAAATTTGTTCAACCACTCGAAGGAGTACGGACGACGGGACATGATCCAACTGCTCGACGGTGACATTTACAACGTTTCGGCCAAGGTTATTGGCGTGGTCGATGCCGATTCGGACAACCAGAAGCGACTGTTCAAGACGGAGGAACCGGCGCTGAGCGTTCGGTTGATTGCAAGTGGTGCTCCGGCACGGCATGGGTTCATCGCCGAGGTTGTCACGCTACCGATCTCCGCTCTTGGATTCA ATCGCGATGCACAGCACAACATCTCCAACTCGGAAATTCAAGATTGCGTGGGAGGTGCCATACTTTACGCCACGGTCGGTGAAGTTTCCCCCGTGTTGACCATGGAGCGGAATCGCTTCGTACGAAATTGCCGCCAGCTGTACGGGAACTTCTCGTCGTGTGATAGTACCATACGAGCGGACGTGCAAAATATGCAGTCGCTGTATTTTAGG AACAATCTTATGAAGGAGAACCAGGGTGGACTTTCGATACGGGCCGACTCGCGAGGATCCGCTACGTCACTGCGCGGTTGGATCCATAACAATTTGTTCGTCAAGAATCGCAACCGGCCGTCGGTGTACGTCGAGGGTCGTCAGTCTTCGCCGTACCAGGAGGTTACGATCCACAACAACTACATCACGCAGAACGATGCCGGCTACCGGGATGTGGTTGTTCTGCGGCAAGTCGTGTCCAATTTCAGCTACAATTACGTGCACAGTAATAAGGGAGGTCGGATCATTGAGGTGTCCGGGTTCGATCGAGTTCGGCTGCCGATCTATCAGACTACGTCGCACAATGGATTTTATGA CAATGTTGCGACGGATTGGAGTGGACGAGCCACTATTGTGGCTGGAACTGCCGGACAGCATTACGTGGACAACATCTTTGCCAATCCTGAGAATGACTACGAAATGATAACTGTGAATCGTTCAAT ATTTGAATTCCAGTTTTGGAATAG CACCCTCGACGTTTGGAAGACGAAAATTGACGCCAAGCACAACTACTGGAGCTACAACGAAACGCTTGCCGTTGGCTCGCGAATCCGGGATCGCTTCGACGACCCCCAGCTGCTCGAGGTTCAGTACCTCCCACTTCACATGAACAACCTTACCGTACTGGACGGAAAGTGTCCCCCAGGATGGACCCTGCTGATCGATACCTGCTACATGTACGTGGGCGCTCCAATGAGCTTCCGGGAGGCCCGGGACTTTTGCCGATCGGACAACGCCTCACTGCCGTTCATCCACGGAGATTCGACGCCGTTGTGGCTGTTCCTGGAGCAGCAGTCGCGCTACCTCCGTTCAACGGAGAAGGTTTGGGTGCAGGATCCGAACTTTATCGACCGCTGTACGTCGTTCATTTACCGCAACGTCGAGGTCGAAGACTGCAACGAACGGCATGCGTTTTTGTGTGAAATTGATCCCAAG GTCCAAATTGACCCCCTGTACTGGCGCGCGGACACTGTCACGTGGGCCATGGTGAGCGCGCTGCTTCTGgtgttcctgctgctgctgctgatctgCGTGTGTTGGGTGTGCAAGTCGCGGTACCGGCAAACGCAACGGCTGCAGCGACGCAACAGCATCCGGCAGAGTATGCGCAGCTTGAACAGCATCGATCCGCAGGGTTCGATTCGGAGGAGGAATTTT CCCACGGATTTTTAA